Proteins found in one Herbiconiux sp. A18JL235 genomic segment:
- the rpsD gene encoding 30S ribosomal protein S4 — MATKSRTRSKTRLSRALGIPLTPKAAKYLEKRPYAPGEHGRTKRKQDSDYAVRLREKQRLRAQYGIREKQLKIAFEEARRTKGLTGENLVELLEMRLDALVLRAGFARTTAQARQMVVHRHILVDGQLVDRPSFRVKPGQLIHVKTRSEGTEPFQVAAAGGHVDVLPKTPAYLEVELDKLQARLVARPKRAQVPVTCEVQLVVEYYAAR, encoded by the coding sequence GTGGCTACCAAGTCGCGTACGCGCAGCAAGACCCGCCTCTCCCGGGCGCTCGGCATCCCCCTCACCCCGAAGGCGGCCAAGTACCTCGAGAAGCGCCCCTACGCTCCCGGTGAGCACGGCCGCACCAAGCGCAAGCAGGACAGCGACTACGCCGTCCGTCTGCGCGAGAAGCAGCGCCTGCGCGCCCAGTACGGCATCCGCGAGAAGCAGCTGAAGATCGCGTTCGAAGAGGCCCGTCGCACGAAGGGCCTGACCGGTGAGAACCTGGTCGAGCTCCTCGAGATGCGTCTCGACGCCCTCGTGCTCCGCGCCGGCTTCGCCCGCACCACCGCCCAGGCTCGTCAGATGGTCGTGCACCGTCACATCCTGGTCGACGGCCAGCTGGTCGACCGCCCCTCCTTCCGCGTGAAGCCGGGTCAGCTCATCCACGTCAAGACCCGTTCCGAGGGCACCGAGCCGTTCCAGGTCGCCGCTGCCGGCGGTCACGTCGACGTGCTGCCGAAGACCCCGGCCTACCTCGAGGTCGAGCTCGACAAGCTCCAGGCCCGCCTCGTGGCGCGCCCGAAGCGCGCCCAGGTTCCCGTGACCTGTGAAGTGCAGCTCGTGGTCGAGTACTACGCGGCTCGCTGA
- a CDS encoding DUF948 domain-containing protein, with the protein MTGGDIAGLIAAGVFAVLVGLLAIPLVKLGGVFDQTRDSIKDVSDGITPILNESTVTVQEANKQLARVDAITRNVEEVTGNVSSLVALFAASVGGPLIKLASFSAAVRAGILSFRAADRVADAASSKPAPKPTRSPKKPKRSAH; encoded by the coding sequence ATGACCGGTGGAGACATCGCAGGCTTGATCGCGGCAGGCGTGTTCGCCGTACTCGTGGGGCTGCTGGCCATCCCGCTGGTGAAGCTCGGTGGCGTGTTCGACCAGACCCGCGATTCGATCAAAGACGTCAGCGACGGCATCACCCCCATCCTCAACGAGTCGACCGTGACCGTGCAGGAGGCGAACAAGCAGCTCGCCCGGGTCGACGCCATCACCCGGAACGTCGAAGAGGTGACGGGCAACGTCTCGTCGCTCGTGGCACTGTTCGCCGCCTCCGTCGGCGGGCCCCTCATCAAGCTCGCCTCCTTCAGCGCCGCCGTCCGCGCCGGAATTCTCAGCTTCCGAGCCGCCGACCGAGTCGCCGACGCCGCCTCGTCCAAGCCCGCGCCGAAGCCCACCCGATCGCCCAAGAAGCCGAAGCGGTCGGCGCACTAA
- the alaS gene encoding alanine--tRNA ligase, with the protein MYTADIRSRWLDFFGERGHTVVPSASLVSDDPSLLFTVAGMVPFIPYLSGLVPAPYPRATSVQKCIRTLDIEEVGKTTRHGTFFQMNGNFSFGDYFKEGAIGYAWELLTTSESEGGLGFAERDLWVTVYEDDDEAIDIWKRVAGLPDARIQRRDKEDNYWSTGQPGPAGPCSEIYFDRGPAYGIEGGPVADENRYIEIWNLVFMQYLRGEGTSKTDFEILGELPRKNIDTGMGLERVAFLKQGVENLYEIDQVRPVLDRAAELSGRRYGAHHDDDVRMRVVADHVRSALMLMSDGVTPSNEGRGYILRRLLRRTVRSMRLLGVDTATMPELLTASRDAMKAAYPEVERDYDRISRSAYAEEESFLRTLAGGTTILDLAVGETKSGGADVLPGDTAFLLHDTYGFPIDLTLEIAEESGITVDRVAFESLMAEQKQRAKADAKAKKLGITDLSVYSPFRALGETVFRGYDELEAESSVLGLIVDGVSVTSAVAGEQVEVIVAETALWAESGGQEADAGTIVGDGFELTVLDVQKPVKGLVSHRAEVTSGQIAVGDLARTVVDPSWRRGATQAHSATHLIHAALRQTLGEQAHQAGSYNKAGYMRLDFSWSQPLSLETRSEIEEIANQAIRDDLEVVTRELPIDEARSMGAMALFGEKYGDIVRMVDIGGPFSRELCAGTHVASSAQIGLINLQGESSIGSTNRRVEALVGLEAFREFAAERALVAQLTSSLKAPRDEIAARIADLSANLKAAEKKIAAFEAGQLTTRIPGLAQSARAVGAVTLVAENVGELGSADDLRQLATGVREALASGGSASAVVALAAVAGGKPVVIVATTEGARAAGAKAGALAKLAAGVLGGGGGGKDDLAQGGGADASAIPAALEAIANAVAG; encoded by the coding sequence ATGTACACCGCTGACATCCGCTCCCGCTGGCTCGACTTCTTCGGCGAGCGCGGCCACACCGTGGTCCCCTCCGCGTCGCTCGTGAGCGACGACCCCTCGCTGCTGTTCACGGTCGCGGGCATGGTGCCGTTCATCCCCTACCTCTCGGGGCTCGTCCCCGCGCCGTATCCCCGTGCCACGAGCGTGCAGAAGTGCATCCGCACCCTCGACATCGAAGAGGTCGGCAAGACCACCCGTCACGGCACGTTCTTCCAGATGAACGGCAACTTCTCCTTCGGCGACTACTTCAAGGAGGGCGCGATCGGCTACGCCTGGGAGCTGCTCACCACGAGCGAGTCCGAGGGCGGCCTCGGCTTCGCCGAACGCGACCTGTGGGTCACCGTGTACGAAGACGACGACGAGGCCATCGACATCTGGAAGCGGGTCGCAGGGCTTCCGGATGCGCGCATCCAGCGACGCGACAAGGAAGACAACTACTGGTCCACCGGTCAGCCGGGCCCGGCGGGCCCCTGCTCCGAGATCTACTTCGATCGCGGCCCCGCCTACGGCATCGAGGGCGGCCCGGTCGCCGACGAGAACCGCTACATCGAGATCTGGAACCTCGTCTTCATGCAGTACCTCCGCGGCGAGGGCACCTCGAAGACCGACTTCGAGATCCTCGGCGAACTGCCGCGCAAGAACATCGACACGGGCATGGGCCTCGAGCGCGTCGCCTTCCTCAAGCAGGGCGTCGAGAACCTCTACGAGATCGATCAGGTGCGCCCGGTGCTCGACCGCGCGGCCGAGCTCTCGGGCCGCCGCTACGGCGCCCACCACGACGACGACGTGCGGATGCGCGTCGTCGCCGACCACGTGCGTAGCGCCCTCATGCTGATGAGCGACGGCGTCACCCCGTCGAACGAGGGTCGCGGGTACATCCTCCGCCGGCTGCTCCGCCGCACCGTGCGGTCGATGCGCCTGCTCGGCGTCGACACCGCGACCATGCCCGAGCTCCTCACCGCCTCGCGCGACGCCATGAAGGCGGCCTACCCCGAGGTGGAGCGCGACTACGACCGCATCTCCCGAAGCGCCTACGCCGAGGAGGAGTCATTCCTCCGCACCCTGGCCGGCGGCACCACCATCCTCGACCTCGCCGTGGGTGAGACCAAGTCGGGCGGCGCCGACGTGCTCCCCGGCGACACCGCGTTCCTGCTGCACGACACCTACGGTTTCCCCATCGACCTCACCCTCGAGATCGCGGAGGAATCGGGCATCACCGTCGACCGTGTGGCCTTCGAGTCGCTCATGGCCGAGCAGAAGCAGCGCGCCAAGGCCGACGCGAAGGCGAAGAAGCTCGGCATCACCGACCTCAGCGTCTACAGCCCGTTCCGCGCGCTCGGCGAGACCGTGTTCCGCGGCTACGACGAGCTCGAGGCCGAGTCGAGCGTGCTCGGCCTCATCGTCGACGGTGTCTCGGTCACCAGCGCCGTGGCCGGCGAGCAGGTCGAGGTCATCGTCGCCGAGACCGCGCTCTGGGCCGAGTCGGGCGGCCAGGAGGCCGACGCCGGCACCATCGTGGGCGACGGCTTCGAGCTCACCGTGCTCGACGTGCAGAAGCCTGTGAAGGGTCTGGTGAGCCACCGCGCCGAGGTGACGAGCGGGCAGATCGCCGTGGGCGACCTCGCCCGCACGGTCGTCGACCCGAGCTGGCGCCGCGGCGCCACGCAGGCGCACTCCGCGACCCACCTCATCCACGCGGCCCTCCGGCAGACGCTCGGCGAGCAGGCTCACCAGGCGGGTTCGTACAACAAGGCCGGCTACATGCGCCTCGACTTCTCCTGGAGCCAGCCGCTCTCACTCGAGACCCGCAGCGAGATCGAGGAGATCGCGAACCAGGCGATCCGCGACGACCTCGAGGTGGTCACTCGCGAGCTGCCGATCGACGAGGCGCGCTCGATGGGCGCGATGGCACTGTTCGGCGAGAAGTACGGCGACATCGTGCGCATGGTCGACATCGGCGGTCCGTTCTCGCGGGAGCTCTGCGCGGGCACCCACGTGGCCTCGAGCGCCCAGATCGGCCTCATCAACCTGCAGGGCGAGTCGTCGATCGGCTCGACGAACCGCCGTGTTGAGGCGCTGGTCGGTCTCGAGGCTTTCCGCGAGTTCGCGGCCGAGCGTGCCCTGGTTGCTCAGCTCACCTCCTCGCTCAAGGCGCCGCGCGACGAGATCGCCGCGCGCATCGCCGACCTCAGCGCCAACCTCAAGGCGGCCGAGAAGAAGATCGCCGCCTTCGAGGCCGGCCAGCTCACCACCCGCATCCCGGGCCTCGCCCAGTCGGCCCGCGCGGTCGGCGCGGTCACGCTGGTCGCCGAGAACGTGGGGGAGCTCGGTTCGGCCGACGACCTGCGCCAGCTCGCCACCGGGGTGCGCGAGGCACTCGCTTCGGGCGGTTCCGCCTCCGCGGTGGTGGCCCTCGCCGCCGTCGCGGGCGGCAAGCCCGTGGTCATCGTCGCGACGACCGAGGGCGCCCGTGCCGCGGGGGCCAAGGCGGGCGCCCTCGCCAAGCTCGCCGCGGGCGTGCTCGGAGGAGGCGGCGGCGGAAAAGACGACCTGGCTCAGGGCGGCGGTGCCGACGCGTCCGCCATCCCGGCAGCCCTCGAGGCCATCGCGAACGCGGTGGCGGGCTAG
- the ruvX gene encoding Holliday junction resolvase RuvX, which yields MRTGVRIGIDVGKARIGVARTDFHGLLATPVETVPRSGEKDAGADLARIRSIADELEPIEFVVGLPLSMSGGETASTQDARDFAERLAAGGDVPVRMVDERLTTVSAQSALHRSGRTTRSSRSVIDQVAAVILVQHALDSERASGQPPGILIDPNEGSVRD from the coding sequence ATGCGCACCGGCGTGAGGATCGGCATCGACGTGGGCAAGGCCCGCATCGGTGTGGCGCGCACCGACTTCCATGGTCTGCTCGCGACCCCGGTCGAGACGGTGCCGAGGAGCGGCGAGAAGGATGCGGGGGCCGACCTGGCGCGCATCCGGAGCATCGCCGACGAGCTCGAGCCGATCGAGTTCGTCGTGGGGCTGCCGCTGTCGATGAGCGGTGGAGAGACGGCATCGACGCAGGATGCGCGCGACTTCGCCGAGCGGCTCGCCGCCGGGGGCGACGTGCCCGTGCGCATGGTCGACGAGCGCCTCACCACGGTGTCGGCCCAATCGGCGCTGCACCGCAGTGGCCGCACCACTCGGAGCTCCCGCTCCGTGATCGATCAGGTGGCCGCGGTTATACTCGTGCAGCACGCCCTGGATTCAGAGCGTGCCTCGGGACAGCCGCCCGGCATCCTCATCGACCCGAATGAAGGAAGTGTCCGTGACTGA
- the mltG gene encoding endolytic transglycosylase MltG: MTDRQPPTDHPFAEFFRNDAAPAQRTAPPSSRRDARGGSGSRGTRHRGSSSGGGGSKRPRWVVPLITVVVIVGLLGGAGVFLFNTFGSQVQSLLAGNQVEDYEGSGTGEVMFVVNDGDIGETIGDNLAAAGVVKSSAAFYDLLLKQNPAPVFQTGTFKLAEQMSAQSALDALQNPDNKVDFTVTIPEGSSAKGIYQELSDVTGLPVSDFEAVGANWAALGVPAEAPSIEGFLFPATYVFQPGETATDMITTMVNRTFQSLDAAGVAPEDRLKVVTLAALIQKEAGSVEDMAKVSRVFTNRLNAGWNMESDATIAYGAGHSRVETTQAEREDPSNIYNTYLYPGLPAGPISNPGDDAINAAIHPADGPWFFFVTVDLDTGETVFSETADEHAAAVERLQEWWAAHPEIE, translated from the coding sequence GTGACTGACCGCCAGCCACCCACAGACCACCCGTTCGCCGAGTTCTTCCGCAACGACGCGGCACCGGCGCAGCGCACCGCCCCGCCCTCCTCCAGGCGGGACGCCCGCGGCGGCTCCGGCTCGCGCGGCACCCGCCACCGCGGCTCGTCGTCGGGCGGGGGAGGCAGCAAGCGGCCCCGCTGGGTGGTGCCGCTCATCACCGTCGTCGTGATCGTGGGCCTCCTCGGCGGCGCCGGGGTGTTCCTCTTCAACACCTTCGGGTCGCAGGTGCAGTCGCTCCTCGCCGGCAACCAGGTCGAGGACTACGAGGGCAGCGGCACCGGTGAGGTGATGTTCGTCGTCAACGACGGAGACATCGGCGAGACCATCGGCGACAACCTCGCCGCGGCCGGCGTGGTGAAGAGCTCGGCGGCGTTCTACGACCTGCTGCTGAAGCAGAACCCGGCACCCGTGTTCCAGACCGGCACCTTCAAGCTGGCCGAGCAGATGAGCGCCCAGTCGGCGCTCGATGCCCTGCAGAACCCCGACAACAAGGTCGACTTCACCGTCACCATCCCCGAGGGCTCGAGCGCGAAGGGCATCTACCAGGAGCTCTCCGACGTCACCGGCCTCCCGGTCTCCGACTTCGAGGCCGTGGGTGCGAACTGGGCCGCGCTCGGCGTTCCCGCCGAGGCACCCAGCATCGAGGGCTTCCTCTTCCCTGCCACCTACGTGTTCCAGCCGGGCGAGACCGCCACCGACATGATCACCACGATGGTCAACCGCACCTTCCAGTCGCTCGACGCCGCCGGTGTCGCCCCCGAAGACCGATTGAAGGTCGTCACACTCGCCGCTCTCATCCAGAAGGAAGCCGGCAGCGTCGAAGACATGGCGAAGGTCTCTCGCGTGTTCACGAACCGCCTGAACGCGGGCTGGAACATGGAGTCGGATGCGACGATCGCCTACGGTGCCGGCCACAGCCGGGTGGAGACCACGCAGGCCGAGCGCGAAGACCCGAGCAACATCTACAACACCTACCTCTACCCGGGGCTGCCCGCCGGGCCCATCTCGAACCCCGGTGACGACGCCATCAACGCGGCGATCCACCCGGCCGACGGGCCCTGGTTCTTCTTCGTGACCGTCGACCTCGACACCGGCGAGACCGTCTTCTCCGAGACGGCGGACGAGCACGCGGCCGCGGTGGAGCGACTGCAGGAATGGTGGGCGGCTCACCCCGAGATCGAGTAG
- a CDS encoding shikimate dehydrogenase, translating to MTPTFLDDETDRLHVPHRYAVLGSPIAHSRSPLLHRTAYSVLGLPWQYEAVEVDTDALAGFVDGLTPPWRGLSLTMPLKESVIPLLDSVDTVATTAGGVNTVLVTFSDGRRRLDGFNTDVYGIRECLVRGGVESTRRALVIGGGATARSAVVALAQLGAEHVDIVLRSPGKAGSVVESARAAGLSSDVVALHDHEAVAALEPDLTVSTLPGGAGVGQNFEGARAVLGSTLLDVAYHPWPSELGTLWGASGRVVIPGLAMLAHQAVAQLRVFLHGDPLTRVDDEERLTTAMLAAVAA from the coding sequence ATGACACCGACGTTCCTCGACGACGAGACCGACCGACTGCACGTGCCGCACCGCTACGCGGTGCTGGGCTCGCCGATCGCGCACTCACGGTCGCCGCTGCTTCACCGCACCGCCTACTCGGTGCTCGGGCTGCCCTGGCAGTACGAGGCGGTCGAGGTCGATACGGATGCTCTGGCCGGGTTCGTCGACGGCCTCACGCCGCCCTGGCGCGGGCTGTCGCTCACGATGCCGCTGAAGGAGAGCGTCATCCCGCTTCTGGACTCCGTCGACACGGTGGCGACCACGGCGGGCGGCGTGAACACCGTGCTGGTGACCTTCTCCGACGGGCGACGCCGGCTCGACGGGTTCAACACCGACGTGTACGGCATCCGCGAGTGCCTGGTGCGGGGCGGGGTGGAGTCGACGCGCAGGGCGTTGGTGATCGGCGGGGGAGCGACCGCGCGGTCGGCGGTGGTGGCGCTCGCCCAGCTCGGGGCGGAGCACGTCGACATCGTGCTGCGGAGCCCGGGTAAAGCGGGCTCGGTGGTGGAGTCGGCGCGTGCCGCCGGGCTGAGCAGCGACGTGGTGGCACTGCACGACCATGAGGCCGTCGCCGCACTCGAACCCGACCTCACCGTGTCGACGCTCCCGGGCGGCGCGGGCGTGGGCCAGAACTTCGAGGGAGCGCGGGCAGTGCTCGGCTCGACGCTGCTCGACGTCGCCTACCACCCGTGGCCGAGCGAGCTCGGCACCCTGTGGGGGGCCTCCGGTCGCGTCGTCATCCCTGGGCTCGCCATGCTCGCCCACCAGGCCGTGGCGCAGCTGCGCGTCTTCCTGCACGGGGATCCGCTCACCAGAGTCGACGACGAGGAGCGGCTCACCACCGCGATGCTGGCGGCCGTGGCCGCCTAG
- the aroC gene encoding chorismate synthase, with amino-acid sequence MLRWLTAGESHGQELIAIVEGLPSGIPVTLDQLRADLARRKLGYGRGARMKFEQDELAMTGGVVHGKTLGSPVALRIGNTEWPKWTEVMGVDPLEEELPGRGRSAPLTRPRPGHADLVGMQKYDFDEARPILERASARETAARVALGAVAKAFLGELGIRLVSHTLAIGPVRVPDGSRLPLPGDVDALDADPVRCFDEATSALMVAEIDDAHKEGDTLGGVVEVLAYGLPPGLGSHVHWDRRLDSRLAAALMGIQAIKGVEVGDGFETTRRRGSAAHDELYREGDEITRATDRAGGTEGGMSTGTVLRVRAGMKPIATVPHALHTIDVATGEDAAAHHQRSDVCAVPAAGVVAEAMTALVLADAVLEKFGGDSVGETRRNLESYLAAIPEALRTGVARA; translated from the coding sequence ATGCTCCGTTGGCTCACCGCCGGCGAGTCCCACGGTCAAGAACTCATCGCGATCGTCGAGGGCCTCCCGTCCGGCATCCCCGTCACCCTCGATCAACTCCGTGCCGATCTGGCGCGCCGCAAACTCGGCTACGGCCGCGGCGCGCGCATGAAGTTCGAGCAGGACGAGCTGGCGATGACCGGCGGCGTCGTGCACGGCAAGACCCTCGGCAGCCCCGTGGCCCTCCGCATCGGCAACACCGAGTGGCCGAAGTGGACCGAGGTCATGGGCGTCGACCCGCTCGAGGAGGAGCTGCCCGGCCGCGGCCGCAGCGCCCCCCTCACCCGGCCCCGCCCGGGTCACGCCGACCTCGTGGGCATGCAGAAGTACGACTTCGACGAGGCCCGTCCCATCCTCGAGCGCGCCAGCGCCCGTGAGACCGCCGCCCGCGTGGCGCTCGGTGCCGTGGCGAAGGCGTTCCTCGGCGAGCTCGGCATCCGCCTCGTCAGTCACACCCTCGCCATCGGCCCGGTCCGGGTTCCCGACGGAAGTCGGCTGCCCCTCCCCGGCGACGTCGACGCGCTCGATGCCGACCCGGTGCGGTGCTTCGACGAGGCGACGAGCGCGCTCATGGTCGCCGAGATCGACGACGCCCACAAGGAGGGCGACACCCTCGGCGGCGTCGTCGAGGTGCTCGCCTATGGGCTGCCCCCCGGGCTCGGCTCGCACGTGCACTGGGACCGCAGGCTCGACTCCCGGCTCGCCGCTGCGCTCATGGGCATTCAGGCCATCAAGGGAGTCGAGGTGGGCGACGGCTTCGAGACCACCCGCCGCCGCGGCTCGGCCGCCCACGACGAGCTCTACCGCGAGGGCGACGAGATCACCCGCGCCACCGATCGTGCCGGCGGCACCGAGGGCGGCATGTCGACCGGCACCGTGCTGCGCGTGCGCGCCGGCATGAAGCCGATCGCCACCGTGCCGCACGCGCTCCACACCATCGACGTCGCGACGGGCGAGGATGCCGCGGCGCACCACCAGCGCTCCGACGTGTGCGCCGTTCCCGCCGCCGGGGTCGTCGCCGAGGCGATGACCGCGCTCGTGCTGGCCGACGCTGTGCTCGAGAAGTTCGGCGGCGACTCCGTGGGGGAGACCCGCCGCAACCTCGAGTCGTACCTCGCCGCCATCCCCGAGGCGCTGCGCACCGGCGTCGCCCGCGCATGA
- a CDS encoding shikimate kinase: MKLVLIGPPAAGKTRIGKRVARLLDLPFVDTDKLVVAEHGPIAEIFTEHGEPHFRALERAAVVKALEADAVVSFGGGAVLDPATQADLAGLPVLLLTVQPHAVAARLGNGKRPLAGDLDAWSALFESRRELYQRLAGHVIDSSDRPADDVAEEIATWARGRFTASATDGSTSAGSVTAPATASVTDLEGSTR, translated from the coding sequence ATGAAGCTCGTGCTCATCGGGCCGCCGGCCGCGGGCAAGACCCGCATCGGCAAGCGGGTGGCGCGCCTGCTCGACCTGCCGTTCGTCGACACCGACAAGCTGGTCGTGGCCGAGCACGGGCCGATCGCCGAGATCTTCACCGAGCACGGGGAACCGCACTTCCGCGCGCTCGAGCGAGCCGCCGTGGTGAAGGCGCTTGAGGCCGATGCCGTGGTGTCGTTCGGCGGGGGAGCCGTGCTCGACCCGGCGACGCAGGCCGATCTGGCCGGGCTCCCGGTGCTGCTGCTCACCGTGCAGCCGCACGCCGTCGCCGCCCGGCTCGGCAACGGCAAGCGCCCGCTGGCGGGCGACCTCGACGCCTGGAGCGCCCTCTTCGAATCGCGCCGCGAGCTCTACCAGCGGCTCGCCGGGCACGTCATCGACAGCTCCGACCGGCCGGCCGACGACGTGGCCGAGGAAATCGCGACCTGGGCGCGGGGTCGGTTCACCGCATCCGCCACCGACGGGTCGACCTCGGCGGGCTCCGTCACCGCCCCCGCCACAGCATCCGTCACCGACCTGGAGGGCAGCACCCGATGA
- the aroB gene encoding 3-dehydroquinate synthase encodes MSTDVTTISVTGESGYDVLVGRGILNRVAEGLGPAVAKVLIVHPPTLGAAAARLRETLLDRYEVLLAEIPDAEAGKRVEVAAFCWQVMGQADFTRTDAVIGFGGGAVTDLAGFVAATWLRGVTLVQAPTTLLGMVDAAVGGKTGINTNEGKNLVGAFYAPSLVVADLDLLRGLARNEILAGFGEVVKCGLIAEPEILDIIEADVDRATDPESDEIRRLIELSIAVKARVVSSDFKEAGLREILNFGHTLGHAIEHAERYQWRHGAAVAVGMMFAAELSRLTGRLPDEVVDRTRRILDSLSLPTSYPAGRWPTLLATMQRDKKTRGSMLRFIVLDDLARPTVLQGPETSLLFAAYQEIAS; translated from the coding sequence ATGAGCACCGACGTCACCACCATCAGCGTCACGGGTGAGTCGGGCTACGACGTGCTCGTGGGGCGCGGCATCCTGAACCGGGTGGCCGAGGGGCTGGGACCGGCCGTCGCGAAAGTCCTCATCGTGCACCCGCCGACCCTGGGGGCCGCTGCCGCCCGGTTGCGCGAGACGCTGCTCGACCGCTACGAGGTGCTGCTGGCCGAGATCCCGGATGCGGAGGCCGGCAAACGGGTCGAGGTCGCCGCGTTCTGCTGGCAGGTGATGGGGCAGGCCGACTTCACCCGCACCGACGCCGTCATCGGCTTCGGTGGCGGCGCGGTCACCGACCTCGCCGGTTTCGTCGCGGCGACCTGGCTGCGCGGGGTCACGCTCGTGCAGGCCCCGACGACGCTGCTCGGCATGGTCGACGCGGCGGTCGGCGGCAAGACCGGCATCAACACGAACGAGGGCAAGAACCTCGTGGGGGCCTTCTACGCACCGAGCCTCGTCGTGGCCGACCTCGACCTGTTGCGCGGCCTCGCCCGCAACGAGATCCTCGCCGGCTTCGGCGAGGTGGTGAAGTGCGGGCTCATCGCCGAGCCCGAGATACTCGACATCATCGAGGCCGACGTCGACCGCGCCACCGACCCGGAGAGCGACGAGATCAGGCGACTCATCGAACTCTCCATCGCGGTCAAGGCACGGGTGGTGTCGAGCGACTTCAAGGAGGCCGGGCTCCGCGAGATCCTCAACTTCGGCCACACCCTGGGTCACGCCATCGAGCACGCCGAGCGCTACCAGTGGCGCCACGGTGCCGCCGTCGCGGTGGGCATGATGTTCGCCGCTGAACTCAGCCGGCTCACCGGGCGCCTGCCCGACGAGGTGGTCGACCGCACCCGGCGCATCCTCGACTCGCTCAGCCTGCCGACCAGCTACCCGGCGGGCCGATGGCCGACCCTGCTCGCCACCATGCAGCGCGACAAGAAGACCCGCGGCAGCATGCTGCGCTTCATCGTGCTCGACGACCTCGCGCGGCCCACCGTGCTGCAGGGCCCCGAGACGTCGCTGCTGTTCGCCGCCTACCAAGAGATCGCCTCCTAG
- a CDS encoding type II 3-dehydroquinate dehydratase, producing the protein MSTVLVLNGPNLGRLGSREPDVYGSQDLAALERLLMTDAAGRIEIDLRQTNDEAELISWLYEAVDTGSPVILNPAAFTHYSYALRDAAALVTKAGVPLIEVHISNPHARETFRHTSVISAVATGVVAGFGFASYRLALHSLLLPTD; encoded by the coding sequence ATGTCGACAGTCCTCGTGCTCAACGGCCCGAACCTCGGCCGCCTCGGCAGTCGTGAGCCCGACGTCTACGGCTCGCAAGACCTGGCAGCCCTCGAGCGGTTGCTGATGACGGATGCGGCGGGCCGCATCGAGATCGATCTGCGTCAGACCAACGACGAGGCCGAGCTCATCTCGTGGCTGTACGAGGCGGTCGACACCGGGTCGCCCGTCATCCTCAACCCCGCGGCCTTCACGCACTACTCGTACGCGCTGCGCGACGCCGCCGCGCTCGTGACCAAGGCGGGGGTGCCGCTCATCGAGGTGCACATCTCGAACCCGCACGCGCGCGAGACGTTCCGGCACACGAGCGTGATCTCCGCCGTGGCCACCGGGGTGGTCGCAGGGTTCGGTTTCGCCTCCTACCGGCTGGCGCTGCACTCCCTCCTGCTGCCCACCGACTGA
- the efp gene encoding elongation factor P — MASTNDIKNGTVLSIDGQLWNVIEFQHVKPGKGGAFVRTKIKNVVTGKVVDRTFNAGAKIDTANVDRRDFQYLYKDGDDFVFMDSTDYDQVTIGSAIVGDAANFMLENQAVTVALNEGNPLYIELPASVVLEITYTEPGLQGDRSTGGTKPATVETGYQIQVPLFLENGTKVKVDTRTGDYLGRVN; from the coding sequence ATGGCTTCAACGAACGACATCAAGAACGGCACCGTGCTGAGCATCGACGGTCAGCTCTGGAACGTGATCGAGTTCCAGCACGTCAAGCCGGGCAAGGGCGGCGCGTTCGTGCGTACCAAGATCAAGAACGTCGTCACCGGCAAGGTCGTCGACCGCACCTTCAACGCCGGCGCGAAGATCGACACCGCGAACGTCGACCGCCGCGACTTCCAGTACCTCTACAAAGACGGCGACGACTTCGTCTTCATGGACTCGACCGACTACGACCAGGTCACCATCGGCTCGGCGATCGTCGGCGACGCAGCCAACTTCATGCTCGAGAACCAGGCCGTCACCGTCGCGCTCAACGAGGGCAACCCGCTCTACATCGAGCTGCCCGCATCCGTCGTGCTCGAGATCACCTACACCGAGCCCGGCCTCCAGGGCGACCGCTCGACCGGCGGCACGAAGCCCGCCACAGTCGAGACCGGCTACCAGATCCAGGTGCCGCTGTTCCTCGAGAACGGCACGAAGGTGAAGGTCGACACCCGCACCGGTGACTACCTCGGCCGCGTCAACTAG
- the nusB gene encoding transcription antitermination factor NusB has product MSSRTKARKRALDILYAADVRQMPIAEALAAEAARAAGEPDRQNSWLYAREIVDGVVDNFDEIDETIVSYAHGWSIARMPTIDRALLRIAIWEILYNDEVPAAVAIAEAVEAAKTLSTDESSGFINGVLGKVAQSA; this is encoded by the coding sequence ATGAGCTCACGCACGAAGGCCCGCAAACGGGCCCTCGACATCCTCTACGCCGCCGACGTGCGTCAGATGCCGATTGCCGAGGCGCTTGCCGCCGAGGCGGCCCGGGCCGCGGGGGAGCCCGACCGGCAGAACTCGTGGCTCTATGCTCGCGAGATCGTCGACGGCGTGGTCGACAACTTCGACGAGATCGACGAGACCATCGTGAGCTACGCCCACGGCTGGAGCATCGCCCGCATGCCCACGATCGATCGTGCGCTGCTGCGCATCGCGATCTGGGAGATCCTCTACAACGACGAGGTGCCCGCTGCGGTGGCGATCGCCGAGGCCGTCGAGGCGGCGAAGACCCTCTCCACCGACGAGTCCTCCGGCTTCATCAACGGCGTGCTCGGCAAGGTGGCCCAGTCGGCCTAG